A single Bacillota bacterium DNA region contains:
- a CDS encoding CBS domain-containing protein, with translation MLVKNRMSRNVVSVTPDTTLYEVMKTVEDNHFDGVPIVEDGRVLGVIDERVIMREFCACCAIQNREAGIDVDMPIPFASAQISIEPDKRRIAHFLHRRTVRELVLPDEEVITVSEDAPIEQASYLMFCNEIDLLPVIDNGGKLTGVISKGDILRVFDEIFGYGAKGGDRVMIAVPDVVGRIAEVTGLMKRNHININSIVATQTRIIDTVLIIMKVERGKGDKAKKVLEQQGFKLIHPEMS, from the coding sequence ATGCTGGTAAAAAACCGGATGTCCAGAAACGTGGTTAGTGTTACTCCCGACACGACACTGTACGAGGTAATGAAAACTGTCGAGGACAATCATTTTGACGGCGTGCCGATTGTTGAGGACGGTAGAGTGCTTGGCGTAATAGACGAACGGGTGATTATGCGGGAGTTTTGCGCATGTTGTGCAATCCAGAACCGAGAAGCGGGTATTGACGTCGATATGCCAATTCCTTTCGCATCTGCTCAGATCTCAATCGAGCCGGATAAGCGTAGGATTGCCCATTTTCTTCATAGGCGGACTGTACGGGAGTTGGTTTTGCCCGATGAAGAAGTGATAACCGTTTCTGAGGATGCGCCTATTGAGCAGGCCTCATACCTTATGTTCTGCAATGAAATCGATTTACTGCCTGTTATCGATAATGGCGGGAAATTAACCGGGGTAATCTCTAAAGGTGATATACTTCGGGTCTTTGACGAAATCTTTGGTTATGGGGCTAAAGGCGGCGACCGGGTCATGATTGCCGTTCCCGATGTTGTAGGTCGAATTGCTGAGGTCACCGGCTTAATGAAGCGCAATCATATCAATATCAACTCAATAGTGGCAACGCAAACCCGGATTATAGACACAGTCCTGATAATCATGAAAGTAGAAAGAGGCAAGGGTGACAAGGCAAAGAAAGTTTTGGAACAGCAGGGGTTCAAACTGATCCATCCGGAAATGAGTTAG